From Zingiber officinale cultivar Zhangliang chromosome 5B, Zo_v1.1, whole genome shotgun sequence, the proteins below share one genomic window:
- the LOC121984555 gene encoding E3 ubiquitin-protein ligase RNF4-like isoform X1, giving the protein MAGPSRRVTRRCSDGVPSQEDSQPIVVLDLDLNSTPSESIELEESSSTSCPRITPTGNLLESAPPPHASVIDVDQIEDVSDEGGRSRQAKIIDCESYPDSEEVQGKKVTRVPPIPKEPSLTCSMCMDPLGEAATTDCGHIYCYSCLREFIQTHKECPTCGRKLAISNFHRLYFPAME; this is encoded by the exons ATGGCCGGGCCGTCGAGACGAGTTACGAGGAGGTGCTCCGACGGGGTTCCTTCGCAGGAAGATAGCCAACCGATAGTTGTTCTGGATCTCGACCTCAACTCGACTCCGTCTGAGAGCATCGAGTTGGAGGAGTCTTCTTCTACTTCATGCCCGCGAATTACTCCCACCGGAAATCTGCTGGAATCTGCCCCTCCACCTCATGCTTCAGTTATTGATGTAGATCAAATCGAAGATGTTTCAG ATGAAGGAGGAAGATCAAGGCAGGCAAAGATCATCGACTGCGAATCATATCCAGATTCAGAGGAGGTGCAG GGGAAGAAAGTGACTCGAGTGCCTCCAATTCCAAAGGAGCCCTCCCTCACATGTTCTATGTGCATGGATCCACTGGGCGAGGCAGCGACTACCGACTGTGGGCACATCTACTGCTACAGCTGCTTAAGGGAATTCATCCAAACCCACAAGGAATGCCCTACTTGTGGGAGGAAGCTGGCCATTAGCAATTTCCACAGGCTCTATTTTCCAGCTATGGAATGA
- the LOC121984555 gene encoding E3 ubiquitin-protein ligase RNF4-like isoform X2 codes for MAGPSRRVTRRCSDGVPSQEDSQPIVVLDLDLNSTPSESIELEESSSTSCPRITPTGNLLESAPPPHASVIDVDQIEDVSDEGGRSRQAKIIDCESYPDSEEGKKVTRVPPIPKEPSLTCSMCMDPLGEAATTDCGHIYCYSCLREFIQTHKECPTCGRKLAISNFHRLYFPAME; via the exons ATGGCCGGGCCGTCGAGACGAGTTACGAGGAGGTGCTCCGACGGGGTTCCTTCGCAGGAAGATAGCCAACCGATAGTTGTTCTGGATCTCGACCTCAACTCGACTCCGTCTGAGAGCATCGAGTTGGAGGAGTCTTCTTCTACTTCATGCCCGCGAATTACTCCCACCGGAAATCTGCTGGAATCTGCCCCTCCACCTCATGCTTCAGTTATTGATGTAGATCAAATCGAAGATGTTTCAG ATGAAGGAGGAAGATCAAGGCAGGCAAAGATCATCGACTGCGAATCATATCCAGATTCAGAGGAG GGGAAGAAAGTGACTCGAGTGCCTCCAATTCCAAAGGAGCCCTCCCTCACATGTTCTATGTGCATGGATCCACTGGGCGAGGCAGCGACTACCGACTGTGGGCACATCTACTGCTACAGCTGCTTAAGGGAATTCATCCAAACCCACAAGGAATGCCCTACTTGTGGGAGGAAGCTGGCCATTAGCAATTTCCACAGGCTCTATTTTCCAGCTATGGAATGA
- the LOC121984555 gene encoding E3 ubiquitin-protein ligase RNF4-like isoform X3: protein MAGPSRRVTRRCSDGVPSQEDSQPIVVLDLDLNSTPSESIELEESSSTSCPRITPTGNLLESAPPPHASVIDVDQIEDVSDEGGRSRQAKIIDCESYPDSEEVQVQTFSKGKKVTRVPPIPKEPSLTCSMCMDPLGEAATTDCGHIYCYSCLREFIQTHKECPTCGRKLAISNFHRLYFPAME, encoded by the exons ATGGCCGGGCCGTCGAGACGAGTTACGAGGAGGTGCTCCGACGGGGTTCCTTCGCAGGAAGATAGCCAACCGATAGTTGTTCTGGATCTCGACCTCAACTCGACTCCGTCTGAGAGCATCGAGTTGGAGGAGTCTTCTTCTACTTCATGCCCGCGAATTACTCCCACCGGAAATCTGCTGGAATCTGCCCCTCCACCTCATGCTTCAGTTATTGATGTAGATCAAATCGAAGATGTTTCAG ATGAAGGAGGAAGATCAAGGCAGGCAAAGATCATCGACTGCGAATCATATCCAGATTCAGAGGAGGTGCAGGTGCAAACTTTTTCAAAA GGGAAGAAAGTGACTCGAGTGCCTCCAATTCCAAAGGAGCCCTCCCTCACATGTTCTATGTGCATGGATCCACTGGGCGAGGCAGCGACTACCGACTGTGGGCACATCTACTGCTACAGCTGCTTAAGGGAATTCATCCAAACCCACAAGGAATGCCCTACTTGTGGGAGGAAGCTGGCCATTAGCAATTTCCACAGGCTCTATTTTCCAGCTATGGAATGA
- the LOC121984556 gene encoding squamosa promoter-binding-like protein 16 isoform X1, with translation MDSDLKMPQWDFPELDRVTEANLVPMLDGSQLGSPQQLMVNGVECSVDLKLGGSSASGRREQPSISTVTTITAVSSSGLSKRQRSLSNVAQIASCMVDGCKADLSKCREYHRRHKVCEAHSKTPVVLIGGQEQRFCQQCSRFHWLIEFDDIKRSCRKRLDGHNRRRRKPHPYLPNSETNSFGCAGIRFSAHSQAFTTASIEPNWSGIIKFKDDSRSTHHTASDLFDRNLSFSNSSHSYNKERKQFQFPFFQESESSLNNMTAIGSFVPSVVGGGGSSKMFANGLSQVFRSDCALSLLSSPNQTSGINPSSMMLSSDQVYIGQPLIASMQYGNLTQCSHSTASEAISPVRYSCSSIENVRTVLVSNADAAGVHCQGIFRTGNEGSSDKISEALPFSWE, from the exons ATGGACTCGGATCTGAAGATGCCTCAATGGGATTTTCCTGAATTGGACCGTGTTACCGAAGCAAACCTTGTCCCCATGTTAGATGGATCACAACTCGGTTCTCCTCAGCAATTGATGGTGAATGGTGTGGAGTGCTCTGTTGATCTCAAGCTCGGGGGTTCAAGTGCCTCTGGCCGCAGAGAACAACCAAGTATATCGACAGTGACGACGATCACCGCAGTGTCTTCGTCTGGCCTGTCGAAGAGACAGCGATCACTAAGCAATGTAGCTCAGATTGCCTCATGCATGGTTGATGGATGCAAAGCCGATCTTAGTAAGTGCAGGGAGTATCACCGTCGCCACAAGGTCTGTGAGGCTCATTCAAAGACTCCGGTAGTTCTGATCGGAGGCCAAGAACAACGATTTTGCCAGCAGTGCAGCAG GTTTCATTGGTTAATAGAATTTGATGACATAAAGCGAAGCTGTCGTAAGCGTCTTGACGGGCACAATAGACGTCGAAGGAAACCCCATCCGTATTTGCCGAATTCAG AAACCAATTCTTTTGGATGTGCAGGAATCAGGTTTTCAGCACATTCTCAAGCCTTTACGACTGCATCGATAGAACCAAATTGGTCTGGAATTATAAAATTCAAAGACGATTCGCGATCCACGCATCACACTGCATCGGATCTGTTTGACAGGAACCTCTCTTTTTCAAATTCTTCTCATAGCTACAACAAAGAAAGGAAGCAATTCCAATTCCCTTTCTTTCAAGAGAGTGAGAGCAGCCTCAACAACATGACAGCAATCGGATCTTTTGTTCCATCGGTTGTAGGCGGCGGTGGCAGCAGCAAGATGTTCGCCAATGGTCTAAGCCAAGTCTTCCGATCTGATTGTGCTCTCTCTCTTCTGTCATCACCAAATCAGACATCAGGCATCAACCCAAGCTCCATGATGCTATCATCCGATCAGGTTTACATCGGCCAGCCTCTCATCGCAAGTATGCAGTATGGTAATCTCACTCAGTGCTCTCACTCCACTGCATCGGAAGCCATTTCTCCAGTCAGATACTCGTGTTCGAGCATTGAAAATGTGAGGACTGTCTTGGTTTCGAATGCCGATGCTGCTGGTGTTCATTGTCAGGGTATATTTCGAACCGGCAACGAAGGGTCTTCCGATAAGATATCTGAAGCTCTTCCTTTCTCATGGGAGTAA
- the LOC121984556 gene encoding squamosa promoter-binding-like protein 16 isoform X2, giving the protein MDSDLKMPQWDFPELDRVTEANLVPMLDGSQLGSPQQLMVNGVECSVDLKLGGSSASGRREQPSISTVTTITAVSSSGLSKRQRSLSNVAQIASCMVDGCKADLSKCREYHRRHKVCEAHSKTPVVLIGGQEQRFCQQCSRFHWLIEFDDIKRSCRKRLDGHNRRRRKPHPYLPNSGIRFSAHSQAFTTASIEPNWSGIIKFKDDSRSTHHTASDLFDRNLSFSNSSHSYNKERKQFQFPFFQESESSLNNMTAIGSFVPSVVGGGGSSKMFANGLSQVFRSDCALSLLSSPNQTSGINPSSMMLSSDQVYIGQPLIASMQYGNLTQCSHSTASEAISPVRYSCSSIENVRTVLVSNADAAGVHCQGIFRTGNEGSSDKISEALPFSWE; this is encoded by the exons ATGGACTCGGATCTGAAGATGCCTCAATGGGATTTTCCTGAATTGGACCGTGTTACCGAAGCAAACCTTGTCCCCATGTTAGATGGATCACAACTCGGTTCTCCTCAGCAATTGATGGTGAATGGTGTGGAGTGCTCTGTTGATCTCAAGCTCGGGGGTTCAAGTGCCTCTGGCCGCAGAGAACAACCAAGTATATCGACAGTGACGACGATCACCGCAGTGTCTTCGTCTGGCCTGTCGAAGAGACAGCGATCACTAAGCAATGTAGCTCAGATTGCCTCATGCATGGTTGATGGATGCAAAGCCGATCTTAGTAAGTGCAGGGAGTATCACCGTCGCCACAAGGTCTGTGAGGCTCATTCAAAGACTCCGGTAGTTCTGATCGGAGGCCAAGAACAACGATTTTGCCAGCAGTGCAGCAG GTTTCATTGGTTAATAGAATTTGATGACATAAAGCGAAGCTGTCGTAAGCGTCTTGACGGGCACAATAGACGTCGAAGGAAACCCCATCCGTATTTGCCGAATTCAG GAATCAGGTTTTCAGCACATTCTCAAGCCTTTACGACTGCATCGATAGAACCAAATTGGTCTGGAATTATAAAATTCAAAGACGATTCGCGATCCACGCATCACACTGCATCGGATCTGTTTGACAGGAACCTCTCTTTTTCAAATTCTTCTCATAGCTACAACAAAGAAAGGAAGCAATTCCAATTCCCTTTCTTTCAAGAGAGTGAGAGCAGCCTCAACAACATGACAGCAATCGGATCTTTTGTTCCATCGGTTGTAGGCGGCGGTGGCAGCAGCAAGATGTTCGCCAATGGTCTAAGCCAAGTCTTCCGATCTGATTGTGCTCTCTCTCTTCTGTCATCACCAAATCAGACATCAGGCATCAACCCAAGCTCCATGATGCTATCATCCGATCAGGTTTACATCGGCCAGCCTCTCATCGCAAGTATGCAGTATGGTAATCTCACTCAGTGCTCTCACTCCACTGCATCGGAAGCCATTTCTCCAGTCAGATACTCGTGTTCGAGCATTGAAAATGTGAGGACTGTCTTGGTTTCGAATGCCGATGCTGCTGGTGTTCATTGTCAGGGTATATTTCGAACCGGCAACGAAGGGTCTTCCGATAAGATATCTGAAGCTCTTCCTTTCTCATGGGAGTAA